Genomic DNA from Haloplanus sp. HW8-1:
TCGTTTCTCGCGGCGCGGGCGTCGGGCGACTTCCGGATTCGGTGGCCCAAGCGCGAGCGTCTCGCGAACCCCATCGTCGGCGGCCTGCTCATGGGCGTCGGCTCCCGGCTGGCACCGGGGTGTAACATCGCCAATCTCTTCAGCGGCGTCGCCTTGCTCTCCGTACACTCGATCCTCGCCGGCGCCGGTATCGTCCTCGGGACGTACGTGATGACTCACTGGCTCTACCGGGAGGTGGGCTGTGCGATCTGATCGCCCGGCGTCGCCGGAGCGACGCTATCACTGGATCGTGCCGGAGGCGTCACACCCTTCCTCGTCGGCCGCGGTGGCTACGGTATGAGCGAGTCCCTCGCGTTCGACGAGTCACACATCGGCGAGACGCCCCTGATCGAACTCGCCGTCGACGTCCCCGCAACGGTCTACGCCAAGGTCGAGTGGCTGAACCTCTACGACGCGCCGTACGGCGGCGGGTCGATCAAGTCACGCATCGCCAAGGGGATGCTCGACGGCGCCGAGAAGCGGGGTGACCTCACGCCCGGAACGACGGTCATCGAGCCCACCAGCGGAAACACCGGTAGCGAGGTGGCACGTCTCGCGACCGCCCGCGGCTACGACGTGGAGATCGTCATGCCCGACAACGCCAGCGGGGGGAAGATCGGCGCCGTCGAGGACGCGGGCGCGACGATCCACTTCGTCGACGCCGACCTCGGCTACGACGCCGTCATCGACCGCTGCGAGGAACTCATCGCGGAGGACCCCGACCGGTACTACCGTCCCAACCAGTACGAGAACCCCGACAACCCCGGCACGCACGAGCGGACGACCGCCCCCGAAATTCGATCGCAGACCGACGGCGACGTGACACATTTCGTCGCCGGTGTGGGCACGGGCGGGACGGTCACCGGCACCGGTCGGGGACTGCACGACGCGGGCGACGTGACCGTCGTCGGCTTCGAACCCGCCGAGGTGCTGCACGCCATCGACGGCCTGAAATATCTCCGGACGGGCGACCACTACCACCCCGAGACGTACGACGAGTCGGTGCTGGACGAGAAGGTCTACGTGAACACGAGCGACGCGTACGACCGGGCACGGGAACTCCGCGAGGTCTACGCCGACGCCGAGATTCCGGTGGTCGATACGGGTCAGTACGACGAGTCGACGGTTCGTGAACGGCTCCGCGTGGACGGGCAGTTCGTCGTCGGGACGTCGTCCGGCGCCGGCGTCCAGGCCGTCCACGAACTCCACGAGACGGCGCCGCTGTCCGCGGACGACGTCGTCGTGATGGTGCTCTGTGACCGCGGCGACAAGTACGCCGACATCCCGCTCTGGGAGGCGTATCTGGACGAGGGATGACGACCGTGATCAGACCCGGCCGCCGCTGGCCGCCGGAATGACGCGGATCCGGCTCCCGGAGTCGACCGGGGTGTCGAGCCCGGACACCTCCGACCCGTCAACGTAGACGTTGATGAACTCCTTGATATCGCCGTCCTCGACGACGCTGTCCCGGAGTTCGGGACCGTGTTCGGCCGCGTGATTCTCGAACAGTTCGGCCAAGGTGTCCCCGTCGACCTCCACCGACGACGAACCGCCACCGCCGCTGAGTACCGCAGGCACCTTAATCTCGGGCATGGATCGAGGTTGGACGGTTGGCCGTATAAACGGCACGTCGCCGGCAACCGCGATAGCGGCAGCCGTGCATCTCTCCGTCGGCCTTATCCGCCGGTAGACCGGACGTGGCTGCATGAGCGACCCCGACCTCGACCTCGATCCCACGCAGCTAGATCGCTACTCTCGCCACATCATCATGGACGACGTCGGCCCGGAGGGACAGCGGGACCTACTCGACGCGAGGGTGCTGGTGCTGGGTGCCGGGGGACTCGGCGCGCCGATCATCCAGTATCTCGCCGCGGCGGGCGTCGGCACGCTGGGTATCGCCGACGACGACGAGGTGGAACTGTCGAATCTCCAGCGACAGGTGATCCACGGCGACGACGACGTGGGACGCAAGAAAGTCGAGAGCGCCGCCGAGTTCGTGGCCGACCTCAACCCGGACGTCGACGTCGAGCGACACGACCTCCGGGTAACGGCCGACAACGTCGAGGACCTCATCGACGGCTACGACTTCGTCGTCGACGGCACCGACAACTTCCAGACCCGATACCTCGTCAACGACGCCTGCACTCTCGCCGGCATCCCCTTCTCGCACGGCTCCATCTTCAAGTTCGAAGGACAGGTCACCACCTTCGCGGGCGAGGCCGACTCGCCGTGCTATCGGTGTATGTTCCCCGAGGCGCCGCCGGCGGGGATGGTGCCGAACTGCGCGACGGCGGGCGTCCTCGGTGTCCTCCCGGGGACGGTCGGCTGCATCCAGGCCACGGAGACGGTCAAGGCCCTCATCGGCAAAGGGAATCTCCTCGACGGCCGGATGGTGTTCTACGACGCCCTGGAGATGGA
This window encodes:
- a CDS encoding PLP-dependent cysteine synthase family protein codes for the protein MSESLAFDESHIGETPLIELAVDVPATVYAKVEWLNLYDAPYGGGSIKSRIAKGMLDGAEKRGDLTPGTTVIEPTSGNTGSEVARLATARGYDVEIVMPDNASGGKIGAVEDAGATIHFVDADLGYDAVIDRCEELIAEDPDRYYRPNQYENPDNPGTHERTTAPEIRSQTDGDVTHFVAGVGTGGTVTGTGRGLHDAGDVTVVGFEPAEVLHAIDGLKYLRTGDHYHPETYDESVLDEKVYVNTSDAYDRARELREVYADAEIPVVDTGQYDESTVRERLRVDGQFVVGTSSGAGVQAVHELHETAPLSADDVVVMVLCDRGDKYADIPLWEAYLDEG
- a CDS encoding MoaD/ThiS family protein, which produces MPEIKVPAVLSGGGGSSSVEVDGDTLAELFENHAAEHGPELRDSVVEDGDIKEFINVYVDGSEVSGLDTPVDSGSRIRVIPAASGGRV
- the ubaA gene encoding SAMP-activating enzyme E1; this encodes MSDPDLDLDPTQLDRYSRHIIMDDVGPEGQRDLLDARVLVLGAGGLGAPIIQYLAAAGVGTLGIADDDEVELSNLQRQVIHGDDDVGRKKVESAAEFVADLNPDVDVERHDLRVTADNVEDLIDGYDFVVDGTDNFQTRYLVNDACTLAGIPFSHGSIFKFEGQVTTFAGEADSPCYRCMFPEAPPAGMVPNCATAGVLGVLPGTVGCIQATETVKALIGKGNLLDGRMVFYDALEMEFDTVEITKKDDCPVCGDDPAIDSVHDVEYTASCAIDAGSAAEPEMSVD